A genomic segment from Vagococcus zengguangii encodes:
- a CDS encoding ABC transporter permease, which translates to MTKANINKKKKKGFLYNIKEYRALILMALPGAIWFIFFFYIPVFANVVAFKDFHISPDGFIQSLKESAWVGFDNFKFLFASNDAWLITRNTLAYNIVFLAMNLLFAITFAIIMSELRNKKAVKVYHTMSLLPYFLSWVVISYFVYAFLSPDKGILNQWITGNGGTAINWYADPKWWPLIFVVMNVWKSLGYNSIIYYASVMGIDPTYYEAAMVDGANKWQQIKNITIPQILPMMSVLLILNIGGIFRADFGMFYNVPRNSGALYEVTAVLDTYIYNGLTATSDIGMTAAAGLYQSAVGACLLLLANLIVRKLDPDSSLF; encoded by the coding sequence ATGACGAAAGCTAATATAAATAAGAAAAAGAAAAAAGGGTTCCTATATAATATTAAGGAATACCGTGCATTAATTTTGATGGCGCTTCCGGGTGCAATTTGGTTTATATTCTTCTTTTATATTCCAGTATTTGCCAATGTGGTAGCCTTTAAAGACTTCCATATTTCGCCAGATGGTTTTATTCAAAGTTTAAAAGAAAGCGCTTGGGTTGGATTTGATAATTTCAAATTCTTGTTTGCCTCAAATGATGCTTGGTTAATCACAAGAAATACCTTAGCCTACAATATTGTGTTCTTAGCGATGAACTTATTGTTTGCGATTACATTTGCTATTATAATGAGTGAATTACGAAATAAAAAAGCGGTAAAAGTTTATCATACGATGTCTTTATTACCTTATTTCTTGTCATGGGTAGTTATTTCCTATTTTGTATACGCCTTCTTAAGTCCTGATAAAGGAATTTTAAACCAATGGATTACGGGTAATGGTGGGACGGCTATCAACTGGTATGCCGATCCAAAATGGTGGCCACTAATCTTTGTGGTTATGAATGTGTGGAAGAGTTTAGGTTATAACAGTATTATCTACTATGCTTCAGTCATGGGAATTGACCCAACTTACTATGAAGCAGCTATGGTCGATGGTGCAAACAAGTGGCAACAAATTAAAAACATTACGATTCCACAAATTTTACCAATGATGTCTGTCTTATTAATTTTAAATATCGGTGGGATTTTCAGAGCGGACTTTGGGATGTTCTATAATGTACCACGAAATTCAGGTGCTTTGTATGAAGTGACAGCGGTATTAGATACTTATATCTATAATGGTTTAACTGCCACATCAGATATCGGCATGACAGCAGCTGCAGGTCTTTATCAATCAGCAGTCGGAGCATGTTTATTATTACTAGCTAACTTAATTGTTAGAAAACTTGATCCAGATTCATCATTATTCTAA
- a CDS encoding anaerobic sulfatase maturase → MKQIAVLVKPASSLCNIKCKYCFYADVSSHREVKSYDNMTSSTSEKMIENIFVDLDDGDTLNLAFQGGEPTLAGLNYFREIVSLVQQQTKKVTVNYSIQTNGTIINRKWCEFFKEHDFLVGLSIDGHPLYHDLNRVDTKGRGTFHKVMRTKKMFDEYKIPYNILCVLTNPLAKEAKKVYQFLQKHQIEYVQFIPCLDEFGADKRSSYALTPERYAQFYRQLYTMWLTELKQGTYRSVKLFDDLLNLLVAKRATACGILGKCQIQYVIEADGSVYPCDFYVLDEYRLGYIQEQSLRELFEQPVAYQFVCEKPELTQMCQTCPFINVCQGGCKRMKEAMYVNKKGDFCGNQQVLKMFLPNIEEMVDLVNAHVTFS, encoded by the coding sequence ATGAAACAGATTGCAGTTCTAGTGAAGCCAGCATCAAGTTTATGCAATATCAAATGTAAATACTGTTTTTATGCTGATGTCAGTTCACATCGCGAAGTAAAATCTTACGACAACATGACGTCTTCAACCTCAGAAAAAATGATTGAAAATATCTTTGTTGATTTAGACGATGGCGATACATTGAATTTAGCCTTCCAAGGTGGAGAACCTACCTTGGCGGGGTTAAATTATTTTCGAGAAATTGTATCGCTTGTCCAGCAACAAACAAAAAAGGTGACCGTTAATTATTCCATTCAAACGAATGGGACGATTATTAATCGTAAATGGTGTGAATTTTTCAAAGAACATGATTTTTTAGTAGGATTATCGATTGATGGCCATCCTCTTTATCATGATTTGAATCGGGTTGATACGAAAGGACGCGGGACATTTCACAAAGTCATGCGAACAAAAAAGATGTTTGATGAGTATAAAATTCCTTATAATATCCTTTGTGTTTTGACGAACCCACTCGCTAAAGAAGCAAAAAAAGTGTATCAATTTTTGCAAAAACATCAAATTGAGTATGTTCAGTTTATTCCTTGCTTGGATGAGTTTGGAGCGGATAAACGAAGTAGCTATGCGTTAACTCCAGAACGTTACGCGCAGTTTTATCGTCAACTTTATACCATGTGGTTGACAGAATTAAAACAAGGAACGTACCGTAGTGTAAAACTTTTTGATGATTTGCTGAATTTATTAGTCGCAAAACGGGCAACCGCGTGTGGGATATTAGGTAAATGTCAAATTCAGTATGTGATTGAAGCGGATGGTAGTGTTTACCCGTGTGATTTTTATGTTCTAGATGAGTACCGCTTAGGCTATATTCAAGAACAAAGTTTGCGGGAATTGTTTGAACAACCTGTGGCTTATCAATTTGTTTGTGAGAAGCCAGAACTTACGCAGATGTGTCAAACATGCCCTTTTATCAACGTATGTCAAGGTGGCTGTAAACGCATGAAAGAAGCGATGTATGTGAATAAGAAAGGAGATTTTTGTGGCAATCAACAAGTGCTGAAGATGTTTCTTCCGAATATTGAAGAGATGGTGGATTTGGTTAATGCACACGTCACATTTTCTTAA
- a CDS encoding alpha-L-fucosidase, with amino-acid sequence MERITQIKPSSRQLGWQVMGFYGFIHFGLNTYTNQEWGDGTASPSLFLPEQLDCVAWVQTMKAAGMKGAILTCKHHDGFCLWPSKFTDYSVASSPWKNGQGDVVRKFAEACHQENFKFGIYLSPWDRAEASYGTGEAYNDYFANQLTELLTNYGDVFEVWFDGANGESEGKVQPYDWERYYQIIRKLQPEAVIAVCGPDVRWVGNEAGTARENEWSVVPIELRDAEKIAERSQKVDDGKFAKQIASTDEDLGSRKVLANYHGELIWYPAEVNTSIRPGWFYHEAEDELVKPATTLFEIYRKSVGGNCTFLLNIPPNPSGQIATRDVETLKELGQLIEQFDKPLPANIEKQVVSTTNHELYKISCPTPQRLNMILLGEDISRSQLVEAFEIRATINGQLVSIYQGESIGYKRMVEIELITTDYLEIEVLASRAQPKIDKIALYLIEK; translated from the coding sequence ATGGAAAGAATAACACAGATTAAGCCAAGTAGTCGTCAATTGGGATGGCAAGTCATGGGGTTTTACGGCTTTATCCATTTTGGTTTGAATACATACACTAATCAAGAATGGGGAGATGGGACTGCATCACCAAGTTTATTTTTACCGGAGCAATTAGATTGTGTCGCTTGGGTGCAAACGATGAAAGCCGCTGGTATGAAAGGTGCTATCTTAACGTGTAAACATCATGATGGTTTTTGTTTATGGCCTAGTAAATTTACGGATTATTCAGTCGCAAGTTCCCCTTGGAAAAATGGTCAAGGAGATGTTGTTAGAAAATTTGCAGAAGCTTGTCATCAAGAAAATTTTAAGTTTGGCATTTATTTATCGCCGTGGGACCGAGCTGAGGCTAGTTATGGGACAGGTGAGGCTTACAATGATTATTTTGCCAACCAATTAACGGAATTATTAACGAATTATGGAGACGTTTTTGAAGTCTGGTTTGACGGTGCCAATGGGGAGTCAGAAGGTAAAGTGCAGCCCTATGACTGGGAAAGATATTACCAAATTATTAGAAAGCTTCAACCAGAAGCAGTCATTGCAGTGTGTGGACCAGATGTAAGATGGGTGGGGAATGAAGCGGGAACGGCTCGTGAAAACGAATGGAGCGTTGTCCCAATTGAACTGCGTGATGCTGAAAAAATTGCTGAACGCTCTCAAAAAGTTGACGATGGAAAGTTTGCAAAACAGATTGCTTCTACAGATGAAGATTTAGGTAGTCGCAAGGTATTAGCTAACTACCATGGTGAGCTAATTTGGTATCCAGCAGAGGTCAATACCTCGATTCGACCTGGTTGGTTTTACCACGAAGCAGAAGATGAATTAGTCAAGCCGGCCACGACATTATTTGAGATTTACCGTAAATCAGTAGGTGGGAATTGTACGTTTTTACTTAATATTCCGCCAAATCCATCCGGTCAAATAGCCACACGTGACGTTGAAACGTTAAAGGAGCTCGGACAATTGATTGAGCAATTCGATAAACCGTTGCCTGCTAATATTGAAAAGCAAGTCGTTTCTACCACCAATCATGAGTTATATAAAATTTCTTGTCCAACACCTCAGCGTCTCAATATGATTCTATTAGGAGAAGATATTAGTCGTAGTCAATTAGTTGAAGCGTTTGAAATAAGAGCAACTATCAACGGCCAACTTGTGTCAATTTATCAGGGAGAATCAATCGGTTACAAACGGATGGTTGAAATCGAACTGATAACAACCGATTACCTTGAAATTGAAGTGTTAGCAAGTCGAGCTCAACCAAAGATTGATAAAATTGCGCTGTATCTAATTGAAAAATAA
- a CDS encoding haloacid dehalogenase-like hydrolase: MVTRYISANASEINKMTADELRESIKASAGRVICSEIIGGMSPIIGDITNAEVATAYGADLILLNGFDCFEPFMFGMPKGTEPKDLIRRLRELTGRSVGVNLEPIPEGVAIMGEKVEISNGRQCNPASLQAASELGFDFICLTGNPGTGVTNEAILNGIIEAKKHFTGLVIAGKMHNAGVDEPVVSMETTKAFVEAGADIILMPAVGTIPGFSEAELAEAVKYAHENDALVMSAIGTSQESADLETIRRIALMNKIAGVDIQHIGDGGYVAGVATLENIYATSVVIRGLRHTMSRISRSARR; this comes from the coding sequence ATGGTAACAAGATATATTAGTGCGAATGCAAGTGAAATTAACAAAATGACCGCGGATGAGTTGCGAGAATCAATTAAAGCGTCAGCAGGACGTGTCATTTGTTCAGAAATTATTGGTGGTATGTCACCGATTATTGGGGATATTACGAATGCGGAAGTAGCGACGGCTTATGGAGCGGATTTGATTTTATTAAACGGGTTCGATTGTTTTGAACCATTTATGTTTGGGATGCCTAAAGGAACCGAACCTAAAGATCTTATTCGTAGACTACGTGAGTTAACCGGACGTTCTGTCGGGGTCAACTTGGAGCCAATTCCAGAAGGTGTCGCTATTATGGGTGAGAAGGTTGAAATCTCAAATGGGCGTCAATGTAATCCAGCCAGTTTACAGGCCGCGAGTGAACTAGGCTTTGATTTTATTTGCTTAACAGGTAATCCAGGAACGGGTGTAACCAACGAAGCGATTTTGAATGGTATCATCGAAGCTAAAAAACATTTTACTGGTTTAGTTATTGCTGGGAAAATGCATAATGCGGGTGTCGATGAACCAGTTGTTTCAATGGAAACAACTAAAGCCTTTGTTGAAGCTGGTGCGGATATTATTTTAATGCCAGCTGTCGGCACGATTCCAGGATTTTCAGAAGCTGAATTAGCTGAAGCAGTTAAATATGCACATGAGAATGATGCGTTAGTCATGTCAGCGATTGGTACGAGTCAAGAAAGTGCTGATTTAGAAACGATTCGCCGTATTGCATTAATGAATAAAATCGCAGGAGTTGATATTCAGCATATTGGGGATGGCGGTTATGTTGCGGGTGTGGCAACATTAGAAAATATATATGCAACATCTGTGGTCATTCGAGGTTTAAGACATACAATGAGTCGTATCTCACGTTCAGCACGTCGTTAA
- a CDS encoding protein O-GlcNAcase: protein MKTISKNYEEYYATGKQYFYPRSQLKVNFRGHFFRFEQLTDAIKEVPTVIDVVAEGEFDLKLHHHYNHEIKHDGYKLKVLSKDEVVIETGNMRGFQYGFESFMSLLKVTKLGIYLTKAEINHTPSFEMRGIIEGFYGIPWTSDDRLDLIDFLAANNMNTYMYAPKDDELQRKRWREFYPNEKLAEFETLLTKANDNQIDFYYMISPGNDINYLEESEVKVLTDKLQQMIDLGVNHFGLLLDDIDYILKGDIKNRFHSTAHAHAYLINQVNDYLASKLAAYELVICPTEYDNRFGSHYLEVLSQEVAPTIPFFWTGPDTLAGAITTEEIARMAKVYNRQMVIWDNVPVNDYQNDHELLFLTPYENRSKFLANEEFQVLGIVSNPMCQWQMSKVMVGTMAEFLWNAAGYEPARAVTNTLTELYDERVLSEMLTLATYFPNRYMRGFYSQELLDAIVAQEFETLDPQVSELAEVCQSLKVKLVDHKSYSELAPWLDRGIEDALVWEKIKHHPETLDVESYLKETKYRIGQDIPRQFVRLHLNK, encoded by the coding sequence ATGAAAACTATTTCTAAGAATTATGAAGAATACTACGCAACAGGGAAACAATATTTTTATCCCAGATCCCAATTAAAAGTGAATTTTAGAGGTCACTTTTTCCGTTTTGAACAACTGACGGACGCGATAAAGGAAGTACCAACTGTTATTGATGTGGTGGCAGAAGGTGAATTTGATTTGAAATTGCACCATCATTATAACCACGAGATTAAACATGATGGGTACAAATTAAAGGTCCTATCTAAAGATGAGGTAGTGATTGAAACAGGTAATATGCGTGGTTTCCAGTACGGCTTTGAAAGCTTTATGTCGTTATTAAAGGTAACTAAGCTCGGAATTTATTTGACGAAAGCTGAGATTAATCATACCCCTTCTTTTGAGATGCGAGGCATTATTGAAGGCTTCTATGGTATTCCGTGGACAAGTGACGACCGTTTAGATTTAATTGACTTTTTAGCGGCTAATAACATGAATACGTATATGTATGCACCAAAAGATGATGAATTACAACGTAAACGTTGGCGTGAGTTTTATCCAAATGAGAAATTAGCGGAATTTGAGACGTTGTTGACAAAAGCCAATGACAATCAAATCGATTTTTACTATATGATTAGCCCTGGCAATGATATTAACTATTTGGAAGAGTCAGAAGTAAAGGTTTTAACAGACAAATTACAACAGATGATTGATTTAGGAGTGAATCATTTTGGCTTATTACTTGATGATATTGACTATATATTAAAAGGTGATATTAAGAATCGTTTCCATTCAACGGCTCATGCGCATGCTTATTTAATTAATCAAGTCAACGATTACTTAGCTAGCAAGTTAGCAGCTTATGAATTGGTGATTTGTCCAACTGAATATGACAACCGTTTTGGTTCCCATTATTTAGAAGTTCTATCACAAGAAGTAGCGCCAACTATTCCATTTTTCTGGACAGGTCCAGATACATTAGCGGGTGCGATTACAACCGAAGAAATTGCTAGAATGGCGAAAGTTTATAACCGTCAAATGGTTATTTGGGATAATGTTCCAGTGAATGATTACCAAAATGATCATGAATTATTATTCTTGACGCCTTATGAAAATCGTTCGAAATTTTTAGCAAATGAGGAATTCCAAGTGCTAGGTATTGTTTCGAATCCGATGTGTCAGTGGCAAATGTCAAAAGTGATGGTAGGCACCATGGCGGAATTTTTATGGAACGCAGCCGGTTATGAACCAGCGCGCGCCGTAACGAATACTTTAACCGAGTTGTATGACGAAAGGGTACTGTCAGAAATGTTGACACTAGCGACTTACTTCCCAAATCGTTACATGCGTGGTTTTTACTCACAAGAACTTCTTGACGCGATTGTGGCTCAGGAATTTGAAACACTTGATCCGCAAGTGAGTGAATTAGCCGAAGTTTGCCAATCGTTAAAAGTTAAACTTGTAGATCATAAGAGTTATTCAGAATTAGCTCCTTGGTTAGACCGTGGAATTGAGGATGCATTAGTTTGGGAAAAAATTAAACATCATCCTGAAACGTTGGATGTTGAGAGCTACTTGAAGGAGACGAAATATCGCATTGGACAAGATATTCCACGTCAGTTTGTGAGATTGCACTTAAACAAATAA
- a CDS encoding glycoside hydrolase domain-containing protein translates to MLAAFYNINRKITRDELESQCKQNKRQLHRSIWQNESFTCYMVLRNDQSTSMMINLAPQDTAGFSLSYLVAQPNLAGLGRGQTEGVIDSNIPKEIVYDYLKPQTSVIMEVDEIKLIACQVTHKKAVTEQATIPLVDDLKLQVTVQNKSINELTNDLFSLELWQYPHSVAQYYGIERADYFKYEHEMLVKQSLTAYQQAAGDVMIAGIVEEPWHHQTYADYPSLVKWFCQDDQFTFDFADFMTYLKWNLDIGIKGKIKVFSPLPWNNQIAYYNEKQELITEILEVGSTRWYRIWGSFVEALVDCIQRHEIEQEVYLAIDERELKDVLHVIALLEPFRPLLKLSAAIDVNMVGDERLDQIDDISISQSHSTNRSLVTAFIKERSAKGLTTTLYNCTGHFPSLFSRSWNAEGHYILWYFCSLGADGFLRWALDAWTERPLVDSSYWYWESGDCFLVYPHEGNPSASASVYPTFRWQVLNETIIAIKKYRYLLKNDPKKVEAITQFINQLELPLGQPNEYGAMEASDEAQLEELFEVTKRIHEVCKRVLN, encoded by the coding sequence GTGCTAGCAGCTTTTTACAATATTAACCGAAAAATTACACGTGACGAGTTAGAATCACAGTGTAAGCAAAACAAGCGCCAATTGCACCGTAGTATTTGGCAAAACGAATCGTTCACGTGCTACATGGTCCTGAGAAATGATCAATCAACTTCTATGATGATTAATTTAGCACCACAAGATACAGCAGGATTTAGCCTATCTTATTTAGTCGCTCAACCTAACTTAGCGGGCCTTGGTAGAGGGCAAACGGAAGGCGTTATTGATTCTAATATTCCTAAAGAAATCGTTTATGATTATTTGAAACCACAAACGAGCGTCATAATGGAAGTGGACGAGATTAAATTGATAGCCTGTCAAGTAACACACAAAAAAGCGGTGACGGAACAAGCGACCATTCCTTTAGTGGATGACTTGAAACTGCAAGTAACGGTTCAAAATAAGTCTATTAACGAATTGACTAACGATTTGTTTAGTTTAGAATTATGGCAGTATCCACATTCGGTCGCCCAATATTACGGTATCGAGCGAGCGGATTATTTCAAATATGAACACGAAATGTTAGTCAAACAAAGCTTAACTGCTTATCAGCAAGCCGCTGGTGACGTGATGATTGCAGGCATTGTTGAAGAACCATGGCATCATCAGACGTATGCAGATTATCCTAGTTTAGTGAAATGGTTCTGTCAAGATGATCAGTTTACGTTTGATTTTGCTGATTTTATGACCTATTTGAAATGGAATTTAGACATCGGAATCAAAGGCAAGATTAAAGTTTTTTCACCGTTGCCATGGAATAATCAAATTGCTTATTATAACGAAAAGCAAGAGCTTATCACCGAAATTTTAGAAGTTGGGAGTACGAGATGGTACCGGATTTGGGGGAGTTTTGTTGAGGCGTTAGTTGACTGTATACAACGACATGAGATTGAGCAAGAGGTGTATCTTGCTATCGACGAACGTGAACTAAAGGATGTCCTTCATGTCATTGCATTGCTAGAACCATTCCGACCGTTATTGAAATTATCTGCTGCGATTGATGTGAATATGGTTGGCGATGAACGTCTTGATCAAATCGATGATATTTCGATTTCTCAAAGTCATAGTACGAATCGTTCATTAGTAACAGCTTTTATTAAAGAACGTTCAGCTAAAGGATTAACGACTACTTTATACAATTGTACGGGGCATTTTCCAAGTCTTTTCTCACGTAGTTGGAATGCTGAAGGCCATTATATTTTATGGTATTTTTGCTCGCTGGGCGCGGATGGTTTCTTAAGATGGGCACTAGATGCATGGACCGAGCGACCATTAGTGGATAGTTCATATTGGTATTGGGAGTCAGGAGACTGTTTCCTTGTTTATCCACATGAAGGAAATCCATCAGCAAGCGCTTCGGTCTATCCAACATTTAGATGGCAAGTATTGAATGAGACGATTATAGCAATTAAAAAATATCGTTATTTGTTAAAAAATGATCCGAAAAAAGTCGAAGCTATCACGCAATTCATTAATCAATTGGAACTGCCGTTAGGACAACCTAATGAATACGGGGCGATGGAAGCAAGTGATGAAGCACAACTTGAAGAGCTTTTTGAGGTAACTAAACGAATTCATGAGGTCTGTAAGAGAGTATTAAATTAG
- a CDS encoding sulfatase-like hydrolase/transferase, which produces MERPNILFILTDQQRKDTLSVYGDLQCETPNLDQLSQEGHVFENAYATCPICTPARASLQTGLYPMHHGMITNSYNYGNMIQELVDTPELLSRQLEKAGYQIGYTGKWHLGTGVENVKNDDYIQYYMKDIHFAELTLGNDSVPTTVGYTGDDFPGHGFGGHRYEQFQQYLKERGLENKIEHIQTGFYNGHQAGVVTSGVETTIESFLVDRTKTILSEFKEQNEPWYFQLNFWGPHEPYFVPQEFLDKYENVSLKPWENLVDESPLKPRIHDVKRGSMTEWQDLEPIVKHYFAGVSHIDYQIGQLIAYLKEQDLYHNTVIIFSSDHGESLGIHNGLFDKALFMYEETCSIPLIIKETQPQQSGMIKEFANSCDIYSTILDYAGVSKEKYERDGKSLKSLIDKTAIDWPDTVVTECSGVGSVLFSQRMIRKGPWKYVFNCGDTDELYHLEDDPYELENLIQTESYQEQVKLMRAELHHWMSEHRDNLIFEFEKYL; this is translated from the coding sequence ATGGAAAGACCAAATATTTTATTTATTTTAACTGACCAACAACGCAAAGATACTTTGTCGGTTTATGGCGATTTACAATGTGAAACGCCTAATTTAGATCAATTAAGTCAAGAAGGGCATGTTTTTGAAAATGCTTATGCCACCTGTCCAATTTGTACGCCAGCTCGTGCGTCTTTACAAACGGGACTTTATCCAATGCATCACGGGATGATCACCAATTCGTATAATTATGGCAATATGATCCAAGAATTAGTCGATACACCGGAATTATTAAGTCGACAATTAGAAAAAGCCGGCTATCAAATTGGCTACACAGGCAAGTGGCATTTAGGTACAGGTGTTGAAAACGTAAAAAATGATGATTATATTCAATATTACATGAAAGATATCCATTTTGCTGAGCTAACACTAGGAAACGATTCTGTGCCGACGACTGTTGGTTATACAGGCGATGATTTCCCAGGTCATGGTTTTGGAGGACATCGCTACGAGCAGTTCCAACAGTATTTAAAAGAACGAGGATTAGAAAATAAAATAGAGCATATTCAAACCGGTTTTTACAACGGCCATCAAGCCGGTGTCGTGACTTCAGGTGTTGAAACAACGATTGAAAGCTTCTTAGTTGATCGTACTAAAACTATTTTGTCAGAATTCAAAGAACAAAACGAGCCTTGGTATTTCCAATTGAATTTTTGGGGTCCACACGAACCTTATTTTGTCCCTCAAGAATTTTTGGATAAATACGAAAATGTCTCACTAAAACCGTGGGAAAATTTAGTCGATGAGTCACCACTTAAACCACGGATTCATGACGTTAAACGTGGTAGTATGACCGAGTGGCAAGACTTGGAACCGATTGTGAAGCATTATTTTGCGGGTGTCAGTCATATTGACTATCAAATAGGACAATTAATTGCCTACTTAAAAGAACAGGATTTATATCACAACACCGTGATTATTTTTAGTTCTGACCACGGTGAGTCACTAGGAATCCATAACGGGCTATTTGATAAGGCGTTGTTTATGTATGAAGAGACCTGTAGCATTCCGTTGATCATTAAAGAGACCCAACCGCAACAATCAGGAATGATTAAAGAATTTGCGAACAGCTGTGATATTTATTCGACTATTTTAGACTATGCCGGCGTATCAAAAGAAAAGTATGAACGCGATGGTAAATCATTAAAAAGTTTAATCGATAAAACGGCGATTGATTGGCCAGATACGGTTGTGACCGAATGTTCAGGAGTCGGAAGTGTCTTATTTTCACAACGTATGATTCGTAAAGGACCGTGGAAATATGTCTTCAATTGTGGCGATACAGATGAATTGTATCATTTGGAGGATGATCCGTATGAACTAGAAAATTTAATTCAAACGGAAAGTTATCAAGAGCAAGTGAAACTTATGCGAGCAGAGCTTCATCATTGGATGAGCGAACATCGTGATAATTTAATTTTTGAATTCGAAAAATATTTATAA